A stretch of Deltaproteobacteria bacterium DNA encodes these proteins:
- a CDS encoding DUF2085 domain-containing protein — MTDDLEIPHYEPGPPAFAPPFYLSHQRWDARHKCFNLGGMHVCARCLGTYPVLFAVLVWQLRRPMAPLDHPWDLWLLFVLPIPALVDWAFGQLTAWRGSNGLRLGSGALLGVALGRALYIHMRHPGTVKIYAFGLVLVGFAGIVWGLRQVLGSRRVDGSGGPPG, encoded by the coding sequence GTGACCGACGACTTGGAAATCCCCCACTACGAGCCTGGCCCGCCGGCCTTCGCGCCGCCGTTCTACCTCTCGCACCAGCGCTGGGACGCTCGGCACAAGTGCTTCAACCTCGGCGGCATGCACGTGTGCGCGCGCTGCCTGGGCACGTATCCGGTGCTCTTCGCGGTGCTCGTCTGGCAGCTCCGTCGGCCGATGGCGCCGCTCGATCATCCTTGGGACTTGTGGCTGCTCTTCGTGCTCCCGATTCCGGCGCTCGTCGACTGGGCGTTCGGTCAGCTCACGGCCTGGCGAGGTAGCAATGGCCTTCGGCTGGGTTCGGGCGCGTTGTTGGGCGTCGCGCTGGGGCGAGCGCTCTACATCCACATGCGGCACCCGGGCACGGTGAAGATCTACGCGTTCGGGCTCGTCCTGGTGGGGTTCGCGGGCATCGTCTGGGGCCTGCGACAGGTGCTAGGCTCGCGCCGCGTTGACGGATCGGGTGGGCCGCCGGGCTGA
- a CDS encoding ABC transporter ATP-binding protein: MAEPLLEVSGLGVELASERGPVRVLDGVEIALRANQTLGIVGESGSGKTLTALAMLGLLPPGAGVISGHVKHRGGDLLRLSDRELREVRGRRIGMVFQEPQGALNPVFTIGDQLAQALRAHARATKPVDLLRQVGLAEPELRARQYPHQLSGGLRQRVMIALALAGDPEILIADEPTSALDSTVQAQLLELLRTLQQERQMAMVLITHDLALVAQHADEVAVMYAGQVVERGKPADVFGAPRHPYTEGLVRCAKGLGSQRGELPTIAGAVPAPGAWPKGCRFRERCPRADLRCADDVPRLVGEARAVACHHPLEARP; this comes from the coding sequence ATGGCAGAGCCGCTCCTCGAGGTGTCGGGGTTGGGTGTGGAGCTCGCGTCGGAGCGCGGGCCGGTGCGCGTGCTCGACGGCGTGGAAATCGCGCTGCGCGCCAATCAAACACTCGGGATCGTGGGAGAGAGCGGCTCGGGCAAGACGCTCACTGCGCTCGCGATGCTCGGGCTGCTGCCGCCGGGCGCGGGCGTGATTTCGGGTCACGTGAAGCACCGCGGAGGCGACCTGCTTCGCCTCAGCGATCGCGAGCTCCGCGAGGTGCGCGGGCGCCGCATCGGCATGGTGTTCCAGGAGCCCCAAGGCGCGCTCAATCCCGTCTTCACCATCGGCGACCAGCTCGCGCAGGCGCTTCGTGCGCACGCGCGCGCGACGAAGCCCGTGGACCTATTGCGCCAGGTTGGACTCGCCGAGCCCGAGCTTCGCGCGCGCCAGTATCCGCACCAGCTCTCCGGCGGGCTGCGACAGCGGGTGATGATCGCGCTGGCGCTCGCAGGCGATCCCGAGATCCTCATCGCCGACGAGCCGACGAGCGCGCTCGACTCGACCGTGCAAGCGCAGCTCCTGGAGCTCCTGCGCACGCTGCAGCAGGAGCGGCAGATGGCGATGGTGCTCATCACGCACGATCTCGCGCTGGTGGCGCAGCACGCGGATGAGGTCGCGGTGATGTATGCCGGCCAGGTGGTGGAGCGCGGCAAGCCCGCCGACGTCTTCGGTGCCCCAAGGCACCCGTACACCGAAGGTCTCGTCCGCTGTGCGAAGGGGCTTGGTTCCCAGCGCGGTGAGCTCCCGACGATCGCCGGCGCCGTGCCAGCGCCGGGCGCCTGGCCAAAGGGTTGCCGCTTTCGCGAGCGCTGCCCTCGGGCTGACTTGCGCTGCGCGGATGATGTCCCGCGGCTCGTGGGCGAAGCGCGCGCGGTGGCCTGTCACCATCCGCTCGAGGCGCGGCCGTGA
- a CDS encoding ABC transporter ATP-binding protein — translation MSPSARGAAVSDVLLAARGLTVRYRARDGLFGGGELRALEDVSLEVRRGETLAVVGESGSGKTTLARALLRLVEPSSGTITFDGQDLTHLAGRELAPFRKRAQLVFQDAEGSLDPRLTVGASVGEALAIHRIGTRAERATRVEALLAKVQLPADVAARLPHELSGGQRQRVGIARALAVEPELLVADEPVSALDVSIQAQVLNLFTQLQRELGLTYVFISHDLRVVQTVADRVAVMYLGRIVETAPAAELFANPRHPYTRALLAAVPRLDSTDAAPVLRGEPPSPSAPPSGCAFHPRCPQATERCRRELPQPVRVGVDHVAACVLAEPAP, via the coding sequence CTGTCACCATCCGCTCGAGGCGCGGCCGTGAGCGACGTGCTCCTCGCGGCACGCGGGCTCACGGTGCGCTACCGCGCGCGCGATGGGCTCTTTGGCGGCGGCGAATTGCGCGCGCTCGAGGACGTGTCGCTCGAGGTGCGGCGCGGCGAGACGCTCGCGGTCGTGGGCGAGAGCGGCTCGGGCAAGACCACGCTCGCACGTGCGCTGCTGCGGCTCGTCGAGCCGAGCTCGGGAACGATCACCTTCGACGGCCAGGACCTCACACACCTTGCGGGCCGCGAGCTGGCGCCGTTTCGCAAGCGCGCGCAGCTCGTGTTCCAGGACGCCGAGGGCAGCCTCGATCCGCGTCTGACCGTCGGCGCGTCGGTGGGCGAGGCGCTCGCGATTCATCGGATCGGCACGCGTGCAGAGCGCGCGACGCGTGTGGAGGCGCTGCTGGCGAAGGTGCAGCTGCCGGCCGACGTCGCGGCGCGGCTGCCGCACGAGCTCTCAGGCGGTCAGCGGCAGCGCGTGGGCATCGCGCGCGCGCTCGCGGTGGAGCCGGAGCTGCTCGTCGCCGACGAGCCCGTGTCCGCGCTCGACGTGTCGATCCAGGCCCAGGTGCTGAACCTGTTCACGCAGCTGCAGCGCGAGCTCGGGCTGACCTACGTCTTCATCTCCCACGACCTGCGCGTGGTGCAGACCGTCGCCGACCGCGTGGCGGTGATGTACCTCGGCCGGATCGTGGAGACCGCGCCCGCCGCCGAGCTCTTTGCGAACCCGCGGCATCCGTACACGCGCGCGCTGCTCGCGGCCGTTCCCCGGCTGGATTCGACCGACGCGGCGCCGGTGCTGCGCGGCGAGCCGCCATCGCCGTCCGCGCCGCCTTCGGGATGTGCCTTTCACCCGCGCTGTCCGCAGGCGACCGAACGTTGTCGGCGCGAGCTGCCCCAGCCGGTTAGGGTGGGCGTGGACCATGTGGCAGCGTGCGTCCTGGCGGAGCCGGCACCGTGA